One segment of Nostoc flagelliforme CCNUN1 DNA contains the following:
- the hpsB gene encoding hormogonium polysaccharide secretion pseudopilin HpsB — translation MLIGKKANKQRLQTTKVGNTSVSYLGNSEGGFTIIESLVAILVVSILLVAIAPVLSLSVATRVQSKRIELATQAAKSYIDAVKTKKIAAPTSTGTDALTAYAAPTATGTLTCTTANAYCTVPTGTSLYCVDFDSSGGCENTSVTDMVVQGFRYNLASSTASSGYALGVRVYRADAFKETTTLSRNNALGNNEKVTQATFTGGVGQRKAPLVEMTTDINDTVPKYSDLCARYTGGCSN, via the coding sequence ATGTTGATAGGGAAAAAAGCTAATAAACAAAGGTTACAGACAACTAAAGTAGGTAATACATCTGTATCCTACCTAGGAAACAGCGAAGGGGGTTTCACTATCATTGAATCTTTGGTAGCGATACTTGTAGTTAGCATTTTGCTAGTTGCGATCGCACCTGTTCTTTCTCTGTCAGTGGCAACTCGTGTACAATCCAAACGGATAGAATTAGCCACACAAGCTGCCAAATCATATATTGATGCAGTGAAGACTAAGAAAATAGCAGCCCCAACCTCTACGGGTACTGATGCCCTAACTGCATACGCCGCTCCTACAGCTACGGGAACTCTAACTTGTACAACAGCAAACGCTTACTGCACAGTGCCAACGGGTACATCTTTGTACTGCGTTGATTTTGATAGTAGTGGTGGCTGCGAAAACACTAGTGTTACAGACATGGTTGTACAGGGTTTTCGCTACAACTTAGCTAGTAGTACTGCTAGTAGTGGATATGCTTTAGGAGTGCGGGTTTACAGAGCTGATGCTTTCAAAGAAACCACTACTCTTTCTAGAAACAATGCTTTGGGTAATAACGAAAAAGTGACACAAGCTACTTTCACCGGAGGTGTCGGTCAGCGCAAAGCACCTTTGGTGGAGATGACAACAGACATCAACGACACCGTGCCTAAATACAGTGACCTTTGCGCCCGCTACACAGGTGGTTGCAGTAATTGA
- the hpsC gene encoding hormogonium polysaccharide secretion pseudopilin HpsC yields the protein MISSLKFILSTQLKRSGINKTISGFTLIELLVAMVMAVLIITPLMAFMINILDGDRKEQAKATSEQEIQAALNYIARDLEQAIYIYDADGVTRNRNITTISSSGIAEEIPPAKSAPNCSPTSSSNPSVCTPILVFWKRELIADSVGISASTQTSAANTDDGFAYSLVAYYLITNPNQTNSTWSKEARIGRLQLRGPVNAAYANATGSTSNPGFNAPPLSKSGATLKDKMNQWQAGSDNYTQRVETLIDYVSTTAPSSTPCSSPNLVGISTSGFFACVDANEVLAQVYIRGNALARLQNNNLAYTANRKTYFPSSSIRVQGHGFLFTK from the coding sequence ATGATAAGTTCACTCAAATTTATCCTGAGTACCCAATTAAAACGCTCTGGAATAAATAAGACAATTAGCGGCTTTACCCTGATTGAGCTGCTAGTAGCTATGGTAATGGCAGTATTAATCATAACGCCTTTAATGGCCTTTATGATTAATATTCTAGATGGCGATCGCAAAGAACAAGCCAAGGCAACTTCCGAGCAAGAAATCCAAGCAGCACTAAATTATATTGCTCGTGACTTAGAACAAGCTATTTACATCTATGATGCTGATGGTGTTACCAGAAACAGAAATATTACTACTATTAGTAGTTCAGGCATTGCAGAGGAAATACCACCAGCCAAATCCGCTCCTAACTGTAGCCCTACTAGCAGCAGCAATCCGAGTGTTTGCACACCAATACTTGTTTTTTGGAAACGCGAACTTATAGCTGATAGTGTTGGGATTAGTGCCAGCACTCAGACTAGTGCTGCAAATACAGATGATGGCTTTGCTTATTCATTGGTAGCATACTACTTAATCACAAATCCAAATCAGACCAACTCTACCTGGTCTAAAGAAGCACGGATTGGGAGGCTTCAACTTCGAGGCCCAGTGAATGCAGCTTATGCTAATGCAACGGGAAGTACAAGTAATCCTGGATTTAACGCACCACCACTAAGTAAGAGCGGTGCTACGCTCAAAGACAAGATGAATCAATGGCAGGCTGGATCAGACAATTATACTCAACGTGTGGAGACTTTGATTGATTACGTTAGCACCACTGCACCTAGCAGTACACCTTGCTCTAGTCCAAACCTTGTAGGCATTAGTACAAGTGGATTTTTTGCTTGTGTTGATGCCAACGAAGTATTAGCACAGGTGTACATCAGAGGCAATGCACTTGCTCGTCTGCAAAATAATAACTTAGCTTACACTGCTAACAGAAAAACTTATTTTCCAAGTTCGAGCATTCGAGTGCAAGGACACGGATTTTTATTTACTAAATAA
- a CDS encoding pilus assembly FimT family protein, with protein MHSAALLRLNKIPKQFVVETPRKQSVANRFRYTSAYFHKDAGFSLIELIVVILLVGILSAIAAPGWVAFVNRQKVNKANDAVLAALQEAQRQAKNKKLSYSVSFQKNTTTQKVEVAIYRTDAGISTWKPLGADVDVSSDKLLLGANLSSENTVNSTNSAVQYPPSSTPTKITFDYMGALPTANFGTGTEPPGLKIVVAVPSSANSTSASSLKRCVIVKTLLGSMLTAKDNECS; from the coding sequence ATGCACAGTGCAGCTTTATTGAGGTTAAACAAAATTCCTAAACAATTTGTAGTGGAAACGCCAAGGAAGCAATCTGTAGCGAACAGATTTCGCTATACATCTGCATACTTCCACAAGGATGCTGGTTTTAGCCTGATAGAATTAATAGTAGTAATCCTCTTAGTAGGAATTTTATCAGCGATCGCAGCTCCTGGTTGGGTTGCCTTTGTAAATCGACAGAAGGTAAATAAAGCTAACGACGCCGTTTTAGCCGCACTGCAAGAAGCACAGCGCCAAGCTAAAAACAAAAAACTTAGCTACAGTGTCAGTTTTCAGAAAAATACCACAACCCAAAAGGTAGAGGTTGCTATTTATCGTACAGATGCTGGAATCAGCACATGGAAACCTTTAGGGGCGGATGTAGACGTTAGCTCTGATAAATTACTACTAGGTGCAAATCTTAGTAGCGAAAACACTGTCAATTCTACTAATTCGGCTGTACAGTACCCTCCTTCCAGTACGCCAACAAAAATTACCTTTGATTATATGGGGGCTTTACCAACTGCAAACTTTGGAACAGGGACAGAGCCACCTGGGTTAAAAATAGTGGTAGCTGTACCAAGCTCTGCAAATTCTACATCAGCTAGTAGCCTAAAGCGATGCGTCATTGTGAAAACTCTCTTAGGCTCAATGCTCACAGCAAAAGACAATGAATGCAGTTAA
- the hpsE gene encoding hormogonium polysaccharide biosynthesis glycosyltransferase HpsE: MTENLDFTIAIPTYNGESRLPELLERLQNQLHTENLSWEIIVVDNNSTDNTAKVVQTYQQNWQCLYPLKYCFEVKQGAAYARKKAIAEAKGRLIGFLDDDNYPVSNWVSAAYAFGEKYPKAGAYASQIHPDWEVEPPENFQRIAPFLAITERGNFPLLYEPAKKLLPPSAGLVVRRQAWLENVPDNPILTGRAKGNMLTSEDLEMLSYIQKSGWEIWYNPEMEVYHKIPSSRLQKDYLIPFFRGIGFSRYVTRMVNVKHIYRPVFILAYMINDLRKIALHLLKYRSILKTDLVAACEMQLFLSSLISPFYLWKNGYLAKKYN; encoded by the coding sequence ATGACTGAAAACCTTGACTTTACTATAGCTATCCCAACTTATAACGGTGAAAGTCGTTTACCTGAACTACTAGAACGGCTACAAAACCAACTTCACACCGAAAATTTATCTTGGGAAATTATAGTTGTAGACAACAACAGCACTGATAACACAGCTAAAGTTGTTCAAACCTATCAACAAAATTGGCAGTGTCTTTACCCTTTAAAGTATTGCTTTGAAGTAAAACAAGGTGCAGCTTATGCCCGAAAAAAGGCAATTGCAGAAGCTAAGGGTAGATTAATAGGTTTTCTAGATGATGACAACTACCCAGTATCAAATTGGGTATCCGCAGCTTATGCTTTTGGTGAAAAGTATCCCAAGGCGGGAGCTTATGCCAGCCAAATTCACCCTGACTGGGAAGTAGAACCACCAGAAAACTTTCAGCGAATTGCTCCATTCTTGGCAATTACAGAGCGAGGTAATTTCCCGCTATTATATGAACCAGCAAAAAAATTACTACCCCCTTCTGCCGGACTTGTTGTCCGTAGGCAAGCCTGGTTAGAAAATGTACCAGATAATCCTATTTTAACTGGTAGAGCTAAAGGTAATATGCTTACTAGTGAAGACTTAGAAATGTTGTCTTATATCCAAAAATCAGGATGGGAAATTTGGTATAACCCAGAGATGGAAGTTTATCACAAAATACCAAGTTCACGTTTACAAAAAGACTATTTAATTCCCTTTTTTAGAGGCATTGGATTTAGTCGTTATGTAACTAGAATGGTTAATGTTAAACATATATATAGACCAGTTTTTATTTTAGCTTATATGATAAATGACCTGCGTAAAATTGCTTTACACCTACTCAAATACAGGTCTATATTGAAAACTGATTTAGTTGCTGCTTGTGAGATGCAACTCTTTTTAAGCAGTTTAATCAGTCCTTTTTATCTTTGGAAAAATGGCTATCTAGCTAAAAAATATAATTAA
- the hpsE gene encoding hormogonium polysaccharide biosynthesis glycosyltransferase HpsE: MDIYELKNLDFTVAIPTYNGANRLPKVINLLLKQTGVAKLNWEIIIIDNNSKDDTNKVSEFYKQFSNQNFSFRYFLEKRQGIAFARMRAINEARGEFIAFIDDDNFPENDWVLQSYIFGKEHPQAGAWSGQIHGDFEVSPPEDFTRIQAFLAIREHGLQPYLFDADNLRLPPGAALVVRKQAWCESVPEELVFKGRLSKLMVSGDDTEALLYLHKAGWEIWYNPAMHINHQIPHWRLEKDYLLVLARGCGLCIFQLRLINAKNWQKPIVLVKTILGNLHRLLQHIIKYRGQFRSDLIAVFEINFYWASMLSPFYSFKWKLDRILENTKIQND; encoded by the coding sequence ATGGATATATATGAACTTAAAAATTTAGATTTTACTGTAGCTATTCCTACATACAATGGAGCAAATAGGTTACCAAAAGTTATTAATTTGCTACTCAAACAAACGGGAGTAGCAAAACTTAATTGGGAAATTATTATTATTGATAATAATAGTAAAGATGATACGAATAAAGTAAGTGAGTTTTATAAACAATTCTCTAATCAAAATTTTTCATTTAGGTACTTTTTAGAGAAACGGCAAGGAATAGCATTTGCCAGAATGCGGGCTATAAATGAAGCTAGAGGTGAGTTTATTGCATTCATAGATGATGATAATTTTCCTGAAAATGATTGGGTTTTACAGTCTTATATTTTCGGAAAAGAGCATCCTCAAGCTGGTGCATGGAGTGGTCAAATCCACGGTGATTTTGAAGTTAGCCCTCCAGAAGATTTTACAAGAATCCAAGCCTTTCTAGCCATTAGGGAACACGGACTACAACCATATTTATTTGATGCAGATAATTTAAGGCTTCCTCCGGGTGCTGCGCTAGTTGTCCGTAAGCAAGCTTGGTGTGAAAGTGTTCCTGAAGAATTAGTTTTTAAGGGGAGACTGAGTAAATTGATGGTGAGCGGAGATGATACAGAAGCTCTCTTATACTTACACAAGGCAGGTTGGGAGATTTGGTACAATCCTGCAATGCATATCAATCATCAAATTCCACATTGGCGGCTAGAAAAAGACTACTTACTTGTACTAGCACGAGGCTGCGGTCTATGTATTTTTCAGCTACGCTTGATCAATGCTAAAAATTGGCAAAAACCAATAGTTTTAGTTAAAACTATCTTGGGAAATTTACACCGACTATTACAACATATTATTAAATATCGAGGTCAGTTCAGAAGTGATTTAATTGCAGTTTTTGAAATTAATTTTTACTGGGCTAGTATGCTCAGTCCTTTTTATTCTTTCAAATGGAAGTTAGACAGAATTTTAGAAAATACAAAGATACAAAATGATTAA
- a CDS encoding glycosyltransferase — translation MINSTLNPILVSVIIPAYNSEKTIKETIESVLKQSFTNFELIIINDGSRDSTLEVIAEIRDSRIKVFSYPNAGGNVSRNRGLHLAVGEFVSFLDADDLWTRDKLQSQLKALQENVTAKVAYSWTDYINANSEFLLSGKRVNLNENVYESLLINNFLENGSNPLICRKALIKLGGFDESLSAAQDWDMWLRLASKFDFICVPSVQILYRISANSVSSNLVRQEKSCLQVLEKAYKERPSLGDATRTTLKHSWNMSLANLYKYLACKALQKPFNRKKGLAAAIFLWKYFLYDPSRLQNINFTLKLSLKIVIVLIVPTLLDSITNQRKVRRQEAETLLNDWVVEKRSEDKNGYPGAVTISS, via the coding sequence ATGATTAATTCAACTTTAAATCCAATATTGGTTTCTGTAATTATACCAGCTTATAATAGCGAAAAAACTATTAAAGAAACAATTGAATCTGTTTTAAAACAAAGCTTTACTAATTTTGAGCTAATTATAATAAATGATGGTTCACGAGACTCAACTTTAGAGGTGATTGCAGAAATTCGAGACTCACGAATAAAAGTATTTTCTTACCCTAATGCTGGCGGGAACGTCAGCCGTAACCGAGGGCTACACCTTGCAGTTGGAGAATTTGTTAGTTTCTTAGATGCAGATGATCTTTGGACACGAGATAAACTTCAGTCTCAGTTAAAGGCTCTGCAAGAAAATGTTACTGCGAAAGTTGCTTACAGTTGGACTGATTATATTAATGCAAATAGTGAATTTCTGCTTTCGGGCAAGCGCGTTAATTTAAATGAAAATGTTTATGAAAGTTTGTTAATAAATAACTTCCTAGAAAATGGTTCCAATCCTTTAATTTGTAGAAAAGCTTTAATTAAATTAGGTGGCTTTGACGAATCTCTAAGTGCGGCTCAGGATTGGGATATGTGGCTGCGATTAGCTTCTAAGTTTGATTTTATATGTGTGCCATCTGTACAAATCTTATATCGTATAAGTGCTAATTCAGTTTCTTCCAATCTTGTCAGACAGGAAAAATCCTGCCTGCAAGTGCTTGAAAAAGCTTACAAGGAAAGACCGTCTTTAGGAGATGCTACGCGAACGACACTAAAGCATAGTTGGAATATGAGCCTAGCAAATTTATACAAATACTTGGCCTGCAAAGCGCTACAAAAGCCCTTTAACAGAAAAAAAGGTTTAGCAGCTGCTATATTTTTGTGGAAGTATTTTCTTTATGACCCTTCAAGACTTCAGAATATAAATTTCACCTTAAAACTGTCATTGAAAATTGTCATAGTCCTTATAGTACCTACCTTGCTAGACAGTATTACTAACCAGCGCAAAGTAAGAAGGCAAGAAGCTGAAACATTGCTCAACGACTGGGTAGTTGAAAAGCGATCAGAAGACAAAAATGGATATCCGGGTGCAGTTACTATCTCTAGTTAA
- a CDS encoding pilus assembly FimT family protein, which yields MDIRVQLLSLVNSKNILNKDSSSGFTLSETLVVVLLIGTLATLAIPSWLVFVQTRHLNTAQNEVYYAMRQAQSQASKEKLAWKASFREQNGIIQWAVHPASVNPSNANWNNLNYNVRLDAETTLQESNGIKQIQFDYRGSVSKPPLGRITLSSKSGGKAKRCVIVSTILGAMRTAKEHPTTNNGKYCY from the coding sequence ATGGATATCCGGGTGCAGTTACTATCTCTAGTTAATTCAAAAAATATCTTGAATAAGGATTCCAGTAGTGGTTTTACACTATCAGAAACTTTAGTAGTTGTTTTATTAATTGGTACATTAGCCACGCTCGCAATACCCAGCTGGCTAGTTTTTGTGCAGACTCGCCACCTCAACACTGCCCAAAACGAGGTTTATTACGCTATGCGCCAAGCCCAAAGCCAAGCTAGTAAAGAAAAATTGGCTTGGAAAGCTAGCTTTCGTGAACAAAACGGCATTATTCAATGGGCTGTTCATCCTGCTTCAGTAAACCCATCTAACGCTAACTGGAATAATCTAAATTACAATGTGCGCTTAGATGCGGAAACAACCTTACAAGAGTCAAATGGCATCAAGCAAATCCAATTTGATTACAGAGGTAGTGTCAGTAAACCACCGCTAGGACGGATTACGTTATCCAGTAAGTCTGGTGGTAAAGCTAAACGTTGTGTAATAGTTTCCACAATTTTAGGGGCAATGCGAACGGCAAAGGAGCATCCTACAACCAATAACGGCAAGTATTGCTATTAA
- a CDS encoding TIGR04282 family arsenosugar biosynthesis glycosyltransferase yields MLNLPTNPKQHLILFTRYPEPGKTKTRLIPALGTVGAANLQREMTEHTIFQVQELQKAIAISVEVRFAGGDSQLMQDWLGLDLVYQSQGEGDLGSRMARSLFEAFESNATKVIIIGTDCPGVNAQILETAFEKLHTFDLVLGPAIDGGYYLIGLRQPIPELFVNIEWGTAQVFQKTVDIAQKLNLSYVNLSPLADVDRPEDLPIWEQALARKMEK; encoded by the coding sequence GTGCTTAACTTACCAACAAACCCAAAACAGCACCTGATTCTTTTCACTCGCTATCCAGAACCAGGTAAGACTAAAACCAGACTGATACCTGCTTTGGGAACTGTTGGTGCTGCCAATCTTCAACGGGAAATGACTGAACATACAATATTTCAAGTTCAAGAATTGCAAAAAGCCATTGCCATATCTGTGGAAGTGCGGTTTGCTGGTGGCGATTCGCAACTTATGCAAGACTGGCTGGGGTTAGATTTGGTTTACCAGTCTCAAGGTGAAGGGGATTTAGGTTCGCGGATGGCGCGATCGCTTTTCGAGGCTTTTGAATCTAATGCCACAAAAGTAATTATCATCGGTACAGATTGTCCTGGAGTCAATGCTCAGATTCTAGAGACAGCCTTTGAAAAATTACACACCTTTGACTTAGTACTTGGCCCTGCGATCGATGGTGGATATTACTTAATTGGATTGCGGCAACCCATCCCAGAGTTATTCGTTAACATCGAGTGGGGAACTGCTCAAGTATTCCAGAAAACCGTGGACATTGCCCAGAAACTTAATTTATCATACGTGAACTTGTCGCCTTTAGCTGATGTTGACCGACCGGAGGATCTGCCAATTTGGGAACAAGCCCTTGCAAGAAAGATGGAAAAATGA
- the hpsJ-B gene encoding hormogonium polysaccharide biosynthesis protein HpsJ produces the protein MVNRFASVTTALTLKVVGIICILSFFVDFFILLLPFQPTDRVWQINLATALVDRGIVPLVGLGLLFAAYWIDSADAADRPQGIDLRFPAVILSSILGLMFLLIFPLHLNNVNQAKAQTVNRITQEAQQAENQLENRLSQLQAQLNTEQGKAQLNQLRTQTKAQFSEILKDDQKYKQALESSQIPANIKELLKKAKTDPQALDKAIEQQTDIQTLQTQQLSQVRQRRDEAEKQAKDTAWKSGLRIGISSLLLSIGYIIIGWTGLRGRGAVQGGKPRATAR, from the coding sequence ATGGTTAACCGTTTTGCTTCCGTGACTACTGCTCTCACACTTAAGGTAGTTGGAATAATTTGCATTTTGTCGTTTTTCGTTGACTTTTTTATTCTATTGTTACCCTTTCAACCGACAGATCGGGTATGGCAAATTAACTTAGCAACAGCGCTAGTTGATCGGGGAATTGTGCCTCTCGTAGGTTTGGGGCTGCTGTTTGCTGCCTATTGGATTGATAGTGCTGATGCAGCAGATCGCCCCCAAGGTATCGATTTAAGATTTCCCGCCGTCATCCTCTCAAGTATTTTAGGGTTGATGTTTTTGCTGATTTTTCCCCTGCACCTTAATAACGTCAATCAAGCTAAGGCTCAAACAGTTAACCGCATCACACAAGAAGCACAGCAGGCAGAAAATCAACTGGAGAATCGGTTATCGCAATTGCAAGCACAACTGAATACTGAGCAAGGAAAAGCTCAACTAAATCAACTGCGAACCCAAACCAAAGCTCAGTTTAGTGAAATCCTCAAAGATGATCAAAAATATAAGCAAGCGCTTGAAAGCTCTCAAATTCCCGCAAATATAAAAGAGTTACTGAAGAAGGCTAAAACAGATCCCCAAGCACTTGACAAAGCTATCGAACAACAAACAGATATTCAGACGCTGCAAACTCAACAACTGAGCCAAGTTCGCCAGCGCAGAGACGAAGCAGAGAAACAAGCTAAAGATACTGCTTGGAAGTCTGGGCTGCGGATTGGTATTAGCAGTTTGCTGTTGTCCATTGGTTACATTATCATCGGCTGGACAGGCTTAAGAGGTAGGGGTGCTGTACAAGGTGGTAAACCTAGAGCTACCGCACGCTAA
- a CDS encoding glycosyltransferase family 2 protein yields MFSIYILTYNEELDIAACIESAMLSDDIIVVDSCSSDRTVEIASRYPIRVIQHAFESHGRQRTWMLESIPPKHEWVYILEADERMTPELFAECEEASQSPDYIGYYVAERVMFMNRWIRYSTQYPRYQMRLFRHGKVWFTDYGHTEREVCEGATSFLKETYPHYTCSKGLSRWIDKHNRYSTDEAQETLYQLEEGKVNWQDLFFGKSEVEKRRALKDLSLRLPARPLLRFVYMYFFLGGCLDGRAGIAWCTLQAFYEYLILLKVWEMKYLPKPNLDATVILAQESTQQLQCEDSETTQADAA; encoded by the coding sequence ATGTTCTCAATTTACATACTGACATATAACGAAGAGTTAGATATTGCTGCTTGTATCGAATCGGCGATGCTATCGGATGACATTATTGTTGTGGATTCATGCAGTAGCGATCGCACTGTGGAAATCGCCAGTCGCTATCCCATCCGCGTCATTCAACACGCTTTTGAAAGCCACGGCCGCCAACGCACCTGGATGTTAGAGTCTATCCCCCCGAAGCACGAATGGGTTTATATTCTCGAAGCTGACGAGCGCATGACACCAGAACTGTTCGCGGAATGCGAAGAGGCAAGTCAGAGTCCTGACTACATCGGTTACTACGTGGCTGAACGTGTCATGTTCATGAATCGTTGGATTCGCTACAGCACACAGTATCCCCGTTACCAAATGCGCCTCTTCCGCCACGGTAAGGTCTGGTTTACAGACTATGGTCATACTGAACGGGAAGTTTGTGAGGGTGCAACTAGCTTTTTAAAAGAGACATACCCACATTACACTTGCAGCAAAGGTTTGAGTCGTTGGATTGATAAGCATAACCGTTATTCTACAGACGAAGCTCAAGAAACGCTATATCAACTAGAAGAGGGAAAGGTCAACTGGCAAGATTTATTCTTTGGCAAATCGGAAGTCGAAAAACGCCGCGCCCTGAAAGATTTGTCTTTGCGTTTACCCGCCAGACCGCTGCTACGGTTTGTATATATGTATTTTTTCTTAGGCGGTTGCTTAGATGGACGCGCCGGAATTGCTTGGTGTACATTGCAGGCATTCTACGAATATCTGATTTTGCTCAAAGTCTGGGAAATGAAGTATCTACCAAAACCTAATTTAGATGCAACAGTAATTCTGGCACAGGAGAGTACACAACAGTTACAGTGCGAGGATTCTGAAACGACACAGGCTGATGCGGCCTAA
- a CDS encoding DUF502 domain-containing protein: MNTNNKSSSSLKQENRGLVIDRLKQDLKNDLIAGLLVVIPLATTIWLTITIATWVINFLTQIPKQLNPFDGLNPIVVNLLNLLVGLAVPLLSILLMGLMARNIAGRWLLDFGERLLQAIPLAGQVYKTLKQLLETILKDSNGKFRRVILVEYPRQGIWAIAFVTGAISSDIQAQMPRPVLSVFIPTTPNPTTGWYAVVPEDEVVNLSMSIEDAFKIVVSGGIVASNTPLVIPKESTLEVKHNEIKQQVIPVEEI; this comes from the coding sequence ATGAATACCAATAACAAAAGTTCCTCTAGCTTAAAACAGGAGAATCGGGGCTTGGTAATCGATCGCCTAAAACAGGACTTAAAAAACGACCTGATCGCTGGTTTGTTGGTAGTAATTCCCCTAGCAACCACTATCTGGCTAACGATTACCATTGCTACTTGGGTAATCAACTTCCTCACCCAAATTCCCAAACAACTGAATCCCTTTGATGGGTTAAACCCAATTGTAGTAAATTTACTGAATTTATTAGTAGGATTGGCTGTACCACTACTAAGTATTTTATTGATGGGCTTGATGGCTCGTAATATTGCTGGTCGGTGGTTGTTAGATTTTGGTGAGAGATTATTACAGGCAATTCCTTTAGCGGGACAGGTATACAAAACCCTCAAGCAGCTTTTAGAAACAATATTAAAAGATTCTAATGGCAAGTTTCGCCGTGTAATTTTGGTAGAGTATCCCCGCCAAGGAATTTGGGCGATCGCCTTTGTTACTGGTGCAATCAGTAGTGATATCCAAGCCCAGATGCCTCGCCCCGTGCTAAGTGTTTTTATACCCACTACCCCCAATCCGACTACCGGATGGTACGCAGTAGTTCCTGAAGATGAGGTGGTAAACCTCTCCATGTCGATTGAAGACGCCTTTAAAATAGTTGTATCAGGTGGCATTGTCGCCTCCAATACGCCCTTGGTTATCCCCAAAGAGTCCACGCTGGAAGTGAAACACAACGAAATCAAGCAGCAGGTTATTCCCGTTGAAGAAATTTAA
- the nusB gene encoding transcription antitermination factor NusB, whose product MQPRKPQQIARELALLSLSQLPVNPKKLDKLEDDQLVSKLVLGAVRTLTSEVQDTLDNAAGELQRSNDRLLSSQTRASDLNSARTMLQEAIACTQTAINQLGTAVDFPVLIQLANQDKGVRNYAKELVITVNENRQIIDELLSTALVDWQVTRLAQIDRDILQIAVAEMKFLGVPDSIAINEAVELAKRYSGDDGHRFINGVLRRVTEQKKTA is encoded by the coding sequence ATGCAACCTCGTAAACCCCAGCAAATTGCTCGTGAATTGGCGCTTTTAAGCCTTAGCCAATTGCCAGTCAACCCAAAGAAATTAGATAAATTGGAAGACGATCAACTAGTATCCAAGTTGGTGCTAGGAGCAGTACGCACTCTGACCTCAGAAGTGCAAGATACCCTCGATAATGCCGCAGGTGAACTGCAACGCAGTAACGATCGCCTTTTAAGTAGCCAAACTCGGGCCTCCGACCTCAATAGTGCCAGAACAATGCTGCAAGAAGCGATCGCCTGCACCCAGACAGCAATCAATCAGTTGGGTACGGCAGTTGATTTCCCAGTATTGATTCAGTTAGCTAATCAGGATAAAGGAGTACGGAATTACGCTAAAGAGCTTGTGATTACCGTCAACGAAAATCGACAGATTATAGATGAACTCCTTTCTACTGCCTTAGTAGATTGGCAAGTAACTCGCCTCGCTCAAATTGACCGCGATATCTTGCAAATCGCTGTGGCTGAAATGAAGTTCTTAGGAGTTCCAGACAGTATCGCCATCAACGAAGCTGTAGAGCTAGCCAAACGCTACAGTGGAGACGATGGTCATCGGTTTATTAACGGTGTTTTGCGCCGAGTAACTGAGCAGAAAAAAACAGCATAG